From a region of the Dictyostelium discoideum AX4 chromosome 2 chromosome, whole genome shotgun sequence genome:
- a CDS encoding alcohol dehydrogenase, with translation MMKAIRVSSTGGVEKMIYESIVKPTITKETDVIIRNHYIGVNFIDTYHRSGLYKLPLPFTLGREGSGVVEEVGSVAANKFKVGDRVCYFSPDSYADYTLVPEQLVFKLPDSVDFKSGAAYPLQGMTGHYLVRSTFKLESKHTCLIQAGAGGLGQILIQMAKILGAKVITTVSTPEKEEICKKLGADVIINYNQGNNLEELAKLVKQLNDGNGVDVVYDGVGASTWKQSLLSLKPLGMLCLIGNASGPVPPIDPLLLSTNGSLFLTRPTLAHYIAEKGSMEQRMTEIFSWVEQGKLVLSNPTIIDLERASDAHNLLEGRASKGKILLKPADI, from the coding sequence atgatgAAAGCAATTAGAGTTTCAAGTACAGGTGGAGttgaaaaaatgatttatgaGAGTATTGTAAaaccaacaattacaaaagaaACAGATGTGATAATTAGAAATCATTATATTGGTGTGAATTTCATTGATACCTATCATAGATCAGGATTGTATAAATTACCATTGCCATTTACTTTAGGACGTGAAGGATCAGGTGTTGTTGAGGAGGTGGGATCGGTGGCAgctaataaatttaaagttggTGATAGAGTATGTTATTTTAGTCCAGATTCATATGCAGACTATACATTGGTACCAGAGCAATTGGTATTCAAGTTACCAGATAGTGTAGATTTTAAAAGTGGTGCAGCCTACCCATTACAAGGCATGACTGGCCACTATTTAGTGAGATCCACATTTAAATTAGAATCAAAACACACTTGCCTAATTCAAGCAGGTGCAGGTGGCTTGGGCCAGATTCTAATCCAAATGGCCAAGATATTGGGTGCCAAGGTCATCACTACAGTGTCGACACCAGAGAAAGAAGAAATTTGCAAAAAGTTGGGTGCTGATGTTATCATCAATTATAATCAAGGTAACAATTTAGAAGAGTTGGCCAAATTAGTTAAGCAATTGAATGATGGTAATGGTGTTGATGTGGTTTATGATGGTGTAGGTGCATCCACTTGGAAACAGTCATTATTGTCTTTGAAACCATTGGGTATGTTATGTTTAATTGGTAATGCAAGTGGTCCTGTACCACCAATTGACCCATTACTCTTGTCAACCAATGGTTCACTCTTTTTAACTCGTCCAACTTTGGCTCATTATATCGCTGAAAAAGGTTCAATGGAACAACGTATGACAGAAATTTTCTCTTGGGTTGAACAAGGTAAATTGGTTTTATCAAATCCAACAATTATCGATTTAGAAAGAGCATCAGATGCTCATAATCTTTTAGAAGGTCGTGCTTCAAAaggtaaaattttattaaaaccagctgatatttaa
- the agnC gene encoding argonaut-like protein — protein sequence MDPGERKRDLLPSDDDGGDLENRKSRREDNIRHPQQQQQQQNYQQQQNYQQQQNYQQQPYDQQSQSSSQGGYYQPPPPPPSGYYQSPPPYSRAGYDPYGYYAPPPQHQPNSYYPQQPSFDPYFQQQYQPPPPPPQQQQQQYQPQSQQQQYQPQQSHGYDYQQSYQGYQNQQQPQQSQENQSQQQQSQQSPQPQRPQQQSYQSYQQQQPQQQQQDIFQVPQDRNRSYRDSGGDRGNGSSGNDNYGYQRGRGRDNNNNNNGGGGSGSGDRYGSGSGGSGGDRYSGRGRRDFGDRDNNNNNNNNNNYRNRGYNNRDNGSGSSGEKDYGSLSPPSFGNAQSTTSSIIPPPRTISDSPKQQQQQQQQQQQQQQQQQQQQHDEGSGYYEDEVNKSSNNNNNSSNNNEKTTTTTTTGSTIPKSPSHSPSPSPSPSPSPSPSNLSSNTSTTKPISFTKRVRDDDVAGIITNKQENEQKPKLSTPVKLLTNRYILNTDKSIQIYQYDVAFNPPLFNRSKKYDIISSLTKQIGVNIYDGSSLMYCNSNTIKERSYEVEDDIKVKITLIQLLDESAVIQFYNVFMKRVMRLLGYSVVGRQYYNSQLSKSIERSSLNIWPGYFTSINKICAGVSLLVDVSQKVIRRQSVLSTIKGGHSGYGGSERGGGGGGGGGGFRKSRQEIENELTGSIVITLYNNKTYRINSIDWDKSPMSKFSTDKGDVSFIEYYKITYGREIRTMDQPLLVSRSKGKNKDNDVFLVPELCNLTGISDEDRKNNSMMKELSEHINVEPKRRFHTIQSFLDSIASSDVIKEQTSKWGLSFQSPLEVIASQFQPPMKDIPRYKKLKDIWAVIVSEDNKNCIDQFVRLMFEKFTMERPIVRVIKHNPMGRDYSMAIKDLVERDNPSFIVVVVNGVKTDLYNSIKRTAILECKVITQVLTVKTITNQKISSIFSKITNQINAKIDIPPWTLKENSNFGIPNYTMVVGIDVGHNTDKESRSVAAFCASVNHSFTNFFVACSIQKQNTKEVIHSLGNSMNCALRSYYAKNGRLPSNIIVYRDGVSDGMLDQINKHEVSSIRESFNQLPQSMGPKPALIYIVVKKQTHLRLFNMSRDLGNPDQGVVVNKPVTKERWYEFFLVSQRTHKGTTNPTHYHVLQDDTEIEMESLQQLTFNLCFLYFNFDQAVSVPMVCQYSHKSALLCGKSLNATTPDEMSNHLFFL from the exons atggATCCAGGGGAAAGGAAAAGAGATCTCCTTCCAAGTGATGACGATGGTGGTGATTTAGAAAATAGAAAATCTAGAAGAGAAGACAATATACGCCatcctcaacaacaacaacaacaacaaaattatcaacaacaacaaaattatcaacaacaacaaaattatcaacaacaaccatatGACCAACAATCACAATCGTCATCACAAGGTGGATACTATCAACCCCCTCCACCTCCTCCAAGTGGATATTATCAATCACCACCACCTTATTCACGAGCTGGATATGATCCATATGGTTACTATgctccaccaccacaacatcAACCAAATAGTTATTACCCACAACAACCAAGTTTTGATCCATACttccaacaacaatatcaaccaccaccaccaccaccacaacaacaacaacaacaatatcaaccacaatcacaacaacaacaatatcagcCTCAACAATCTCATGGATATGATTATCAACAATCATACCAAGGTTATCAAAACCAACAGCAACCTCAACAATCCCAAGAAAACCAatcccaacaacaacaatcccAACAATCCCCACAACCCCAACGACCCCAACAACAATCCTATCAATcgtatcaacaacaacaacctcaacaacaacaacaagatatATTCCAAGTTCCTCAAGATAGAAATAGAAGTTATAGAGATAGTGGTGGTGATAGAGGAAATGGTTCTTCTGGAAATGACAACTATGGATATCAAAGAGGAAGAGGtagagataataataataataataatggtggtggtggtagtggcaGTGGCGATAGGTATGGTAGTGGCAGTGGTGGCAGTGGTGGGGATAGATATAGTGGTAGAGGTAGAAGAGATTTTGGAGATAGagataacaataataacaataataataataataattatagaaATAGAGGATACAATAATAGAGATAATGGTAGCGGGAGTAGTGGCGAAAAAGATTACGGTTCATTATCTCCACCATCATTTGGTAATGCacaatcaacaacatcaagtATTATTCCACCTCCCAGAACAATTAGTGACTcaccaaaacaacaacaacaacaacaacaacaacaacaacaacaacaacaacaacaacaacaacaacaacatgaTGAAGGCAGTGGATATTATGAAGATGAAGTCAATAAATCctcaaacaacaacaacaacagcagcaacaacaatgaaaaaaccacaacaaccacaacaacggGTAGCACCATACCAAAATCTCCTTCACATTCACCATCCCCTTCACCATCCCCTTCACCATCCCCTTCACcatcaaatttatcatcaaataCATCAACCACAAAACCAATATCCTTCACAAAAAGGGTTAGGGATGATGATGTAGCTGGcataataacaaataaacaagaaaatgaacaaaaaccaaaattatcaacacctgttaaattattaacaaatagatatattttaaatactgataaatcaattcaaatttatcaatatgATGTTGCATTTAAT ccaccattatttaatagatcaaaaaaatatgatATAATTTCAAGTTTAACAAAACAAATTGGAGTAAATATTTATGATGGATCATCATTAATGTATTGTAATAGTAATACTATAAAAGAACGTTCATATGAAGTTGAAGATGATATAAAAGTAAAGATAAcattgattcaattattgGATGAATCAGCggtaattcaattttataatgTTTTCATGAAAAGAGTTATGAGATTATTAGGTTATTCAGTAGTTGGTAGACAATATTATAATAGTCAATTATCAAAGTCGATTGAACGTTCAAGTTTAAATATTTGGCCAGGTTATTTCACatcaatcaataaaataTGTGCTGGTGTTTCTTTATTAGTTGATGTCTCTCAAAAAGTAATAAGAAGACAATCAGTTTTATCAACTATAAAAGGTGGACATAGTGGTTATGGAGGTAGTGAacgtggtggtggtggtggtggtggtggtggtggatttAGAAAATCAAGacaagaaattgaaaatgaattaactGGATCAATTGTAATaacattatataataataaaacctaCCGTATTAACTCGATTGATTGGGATAAATCACCAATGTCAAAGTTTAGTACAGATAAAGGTGATGTTTCATTCATTGAATATTATAAGATAACTTATGGCCGTGAAATTAGAACTATGGATCAACCATTATTAGTATCACGTTCAAAGGGTAAGAATAAGGATAATGATGTATTTCTAGTACCAGAATTATGTAACTTAACAGGTATAAGTGATGAAGATCgtaaaaacaattcaatgaTGAAAGAATTATCTGAACATATCAATGTAGAACCAAAGAGAAGATTTCATACgattcaatcatttttagaTTCGATAGCATCAAGTGATGTAATTAAGGAACAAACTTCAAAGTGGGGTCTATCATTTCAATCTCCACTAGAGGTAATTGCAAGTCAATTTCAACCACCAATGAAGGATATACCACGTTATAAAAAGTTGAAAGATATTTGGGCAGTAATTGTATCTGAAGATAATAAGAATTGTATCGATCAGTTTGTACGTCTAATGTTTGAAAAGTTTACAATGGAGAGACCAATTGTAAGAGTAATTAAACACAATCCAATGGGAAGAGATTACTCTATGGCAATTAAAGATTTGGTAGAAAGAGATAATCCATCATTcatagttgtagttgtaaaCGGTGTTAAAACTGATTTATACAATTCAATAAAGAGAACTGCAATATTGGAATGCAAGGTCATCACTCAAGTCCTAACGGTTAAAACCATAaccaatcaaaaaataagttcaatattttcaaagatCACCAATCAAATCAATGCAAAAATTGATATTCCACCATGGACTTTAAAAGAGAATTCAAATTTTGGTATTCCAAATTATACAATGGTAGTTGGTATTGATGTTGGTCATAATACCGATAAGGAATCAAGATCGGTTGCAGCTTTTTGTGCTTCAGTAAATCATagttttacaaatttttttgttgCATGTAGtattcaaaaacaaaatactAAAGAGGTCATTCATTCATTGGGTAACTCTATGAATTGTGCTTTAAGATCTTATTATGCAAAGAATGGTCGTCTTCCTTCAAATATTATAGTTTATCGTGATGGTGTTAGTGATGGAATGCTCGATCAAATCAATAAACATGAAGTATCATCAATTAGGGAATCATTCAATCAATTACCCCAATCAATGGGTCCAAAACCAGCTTTAATCTATATTGTtgtaaaaaaacaaactcaCCTTCGTCTATTCAATATGTCAAGAGATCTTGGTAATCCTGATCAAGGTGTTGTTGTAAATAAACCAGTTACAAAAGAAAGATGGTATGAATTCTTTTTAGTCTCTCAAAGAACTCATAAAGGTACTACAAATCCAACTCATTATCATGTACTTCAAGATGATACAGAAATTGAAATGGAATCTTTACAACAATTAACATTCAATTTATGTTTtctttatttcaattttgaTCAAGCAGTTTCTGTACCAATGGTATGCCAATACTCTCATAAAAGTGCACTTTTATGtggtaaatctttaaatGCTACTACTCCAGATGAAATGAGTAAtcatttattctttttataa
- the mocs2l gene encoding molybdenum cofactor synthesis protein 2 large subunit encodes MSKESRIFIEISENIIDLNYWYKIVSDDSSGATSSFLGTTRNEFKGKSVERLEYETYEPMAIKEIEKICKTILNGFENDIKKIGIVHRIGNVPVGESSILIVISSGHRKSSLEAVHYAIDTIKSTVPIWKKEFYTDGSENQWKGNCESCHFNNNNHPH; translated from the coding sequence ATGTCAAAAGAATCAAGaatatttattgaaattagtgaaaatataattgatttaaattattggtATAAAATTGTATCAGATGATAGTAGTGGTGCAACCTCATCATTTTTAGGTACAACaagaaatgaatttaaaggtAAATCAGTTGAAAGATTAGAATATGAAACCTATGAACCAATGGCAATTAAAGAGattgaaaaaatttgtaaaactATATTAAATggatttgaaaatgatattaaaaaaattggtatTGTTCATAGAATTGGTAATGTTCCAGTTGGTGAATCAAGTatattaattgtaatttcttCTGGTCATAGAAAATCATCATTAGAAGCTGTTCATTATGCTATTGAcacaattaaatcaactgtaccaatttggaaaaaagaattttatacTGATGGTTCTGAGAATCAATGGAAAGGAAATTGTGAATCTTgtcattttaataataataatcatcctcattaa
- a CDS encoding hypothetical protein (Similar to Leptospira interrogans serovar lai str. 56601. enoyl-CoA hydratase (EC 4.2.1.17)) has product MINRLFSINNIKNGSKFFSSSTTVETKQPLVLLEKHLVNGKYTGIQIVKLNKPKQLNALTFEMGVDYKKVVDTLAEDKDLKCVVLTGEGKAFSAGGDLDFLIERTKDTPENNQRIMERFYRTFLYIRSLPVPIISAINGAAIGAGFCLALATDIRVVSNKAPVGLTFTKLGIHPGMGVTHSITNIVGQDVASYMLLSSDIIKGDEAQRLGLVLKSVESDQVLPTALNLAETISKNSTIAVNSTTKTLRNKYNSDLDKSLTREADAQSQCWASKDIVEGILAIRESRDPKHNYLLFDDQK; this is encoded by the coding sequence atgattaatagattattttcaattaataatattaaaaatggatcaaaattttttagttCATCAACAACAGTTGAAACTAAACAACCATTAGTTTTATTAGAAAAACATTTAGTAAATGGAAAATATACAGGTATTCaaattgttaaattaaataaaccaaaacaATTGAATGCATTAACATTTGAAATGGGAGTTGATTATAAGAAGGTGGTGGATACATTAGCAGAAGATAAAGATTTGAAATGTGTTGTATTGACAGGTGAAGGTAAGGCATTTTCGGCAGGTGGTGATTTAGATTTCTTAATTGAAAGAACTAAAGACACACCAGAAAACAATCAAAGAATTATGGAAAGATTCTATAGaacatttttatatattcgTTCATTACCAGTACCAATCATTTCTGCAATCAATGGTGCAGCAATTGGTGCAGGTTTCTGTTTAGCTTTAGCAACTGATATTCGTGTCGTTAGTAATAAAGCACCAGTGGGTTTAACATTCACCAAATTAGGTATTCATCCAGGTATGGGTGTAACTCattcaattacaaatatAGTTGGTCAAGATGTTGCATCCTATATGTTATTATCAAGTGATATTATCAAAGGTGATGAAGCTCAAAGATTAggtttagttttaaaatcgGTTGAATCTGATCAAGTTTTACCAACTGCTTTAAATCTCGCTGAAACAATCTCAAAAAATTCAACTATCGCTGTAAACTCTACAACAAAAACTTTAcgtaataaatataattcagATTTAGATAAAAGTTTAACTCGTGAAGCTGATGCTCAAAGTCAATGTTGGGCTTCAAAAGATATAGTTGAAGGTATTTTAGCAATTAGAGAAAGTAGAGATCCAAaacataattatttattatttgatgatcaaaaataa
- a CDS encoding PHD zinc finger-containing protein, translating to MNPYGLYNGLYGQTSLPLPLPGTDTTGMLHSQQLHSPLVGLINPLLQQTQQQQQAQQQQQQVQQQAQQQQQQLVTSPIQASAITPTMTNSTIVTTPPIGSAPPTPNTLMKTDGPGLMNYQREKYGSNLFHKNEEGFYTCFFLNCNKSLQANFSRHISRHEQDGDPVDPTRVKHINHSPIIPVKESKKQQAQQQLLQQQQQQQQQAAAVAQQQQHSSDGSIEANINAMSPILISSNSNNNNKGVSAPPQLSAISPIVSSGTISGGVPIMTPVKQPMVAPYSQQMMFTPQQLQQLQQQQLLQQQQQAAAQQQQQQQQQQQQLYYQQAQQQQQQAQQQQQQHYLQQQQQQQAQQALLYQYQQQQQQQQQQQVQQQQQQSKQTPIRAAAAAATAAAQAQHSPQPMDIPQVEKQPGINYQACQHPLHQQWWNTNSILPLSEFYPRASKCKKCYIKQQQDSRRQRSNNPMGGPMTMGDHMGYDTTNQNGTPLSNGNNMMNGNSNFPTPIKQQPISNITPIKSAIINNIYHTPVQNHHPQQQTPTPQQLINNIFNTPQSQQSLGLMQHRQQQQQQQQYLQQQQQQQQQYLQQQQQQQQQQQQQQQQQQYLQQQLQQQHQQQQLQQQHQQQQIQHQQPQQQQIQQQQIQQQQPIIGEDGRELTQEEQIFRQQQALQIQIQQAHIAQQQKWAKQVYRPKVKTTKPILNELMIDHLKSMVLQLMKDTRTKQIREPFGDQSKYKDHIKNPMDLGTIEKRLTTKYYKDYQIIYQDIKLVFSNVMEIVNAAIAANDSNDPMESVEELDKEFEEQYQQHLHQCEIDAQYKSEIVALVCDMCKQPPIPYQQPPPPPTLDANGNIIPSGDIITMSTQPVPLIVCQGSCLRAFHLHCLGLPCTRECSTQPFICRECQLGKPILHFDPEEEQYFYFYFDGLHSTEDGIEEFEDSSSTGINDDLVVPEMPNTNDTNTPVIISSIGLLDKEELIDIRVKEEQVRLKDYFYDPYWCMWRCKSKIVLDKREERQKPTFLNHIQVHKKSTPNKVQKKKTIKRK from the coding sequence atgaatccATATGGTTTATATAATGGATTGTATGGTCAAacatcattaccattaccattaccaggTACAGATACAACAGGTATGTTACATTCACAACAATTACATTCACCATTGGTTGGATTAATAAATCCATTGTTACAacaaacacaacaacaacaacaagctcaacaacaacaacaacaagtgcaacaacaagctcaacaacaacaacaacaattagtGACATCACCAATTCAAGCATCAGCTATTACACCAACAATGACAAATTCAACCATTGTtacaacaccaccaattgGTAGTGCACCACCAACACCCAATACATTGATGAAAACCGATGGTCCAGGtttaatgaattatcaaaGGGAAAAGTAtggttcaaatttatttcatAAAAATGAAGAGGGTTTCTATACatgtttctttttaaattgtaataaatcattacaaGCCAACTTTAGTCGTCACATTTCAAGACATGAACAAGATGGTGATCCAGTTGATCCAACTAGAGTTAAACATATTAATCATTCACCTATAATTCCAGTTAAAGAGAGTAAAAAACAAcaagcacaacaacaactattacaacaacaacaacaacaacaacaacaagctgcTGCCGttgcacaacaacaacaacattctTCAGATGGTTCAATTGAAGCAAACATTAATGCAATGTCACCCATTTTAATTAGtagtaatagcaataataataataaaggtgTAAGTGCACCACCACAACTATCAGCAATTAGTCCAATTGTATCAAGTGGTACCATTAGTGGTGGCGTACCAATTATGACACCTGTTAAACAACCAATGGTCGCACCTTATTCTCAACAAATGATGTTTACaccacaacaattacaacaattacaacaacaacaattattacaacaacagcaacaagcagcagcacaacaacaacaacaacaacaacaacaacaacaacaattatattatcaacaagcccaacaacagcaacaacaagcccaacaacaacagcaacaacactatttacaacaacaacaacaacaacaagcacaaCAAGCACTATtatatcaatatcaacaacaacaacaacaacaacaacagcaacaggtacaacaacaacaacaacaatctaaACAAACACCAATACGTGCAGCAGCAGCAGCGGCCACAGCAGCAGCACAAGCACAACATTCACCACAACCAATGGATATACCACAAGTAGAGAAACAACCAGGAATAAACTATCAAGCATGTCAACACCCATTACATCAACAATGGTGGAATACAAATTCTATTCTACCATTATCAGAATTTTATCCACGTGCAAGTAAATGTAAAAAATGTTAtattaaacaacaacaagattcAAGACGTCAAAGATCAAATAACCCAATGGGTGGTCCAATGACAATGGGTGATCATATGGGTTATGATACAACCAATCAAAATGGTACCCCACTTtcaaatggaaataatatgatgaatggtaatagtaatttcccaacaccaataaaacaacaaccaattagTAATATTACACCAATTAAATCtgcaattataaataatatttatcatACACCAgttcaaaatcatcatccacaacaacaaactccAACTccacaacaattaataaataatatttttaatacacCTCAATCTCAACAGTCATTAGGATTAATGCAACATcgtcaacaacaacaacaacaacaacaatatttacaacaacaacaacaacaacaacaacaatatttacaacaacaacaacaacaacaacaacaacaacaacaacaacaacaacaacaacagtatttacaacaacaattacaacaacaacaccaacaacaacaattacaacaacagcatcaacaacaacaaattcaacaccaacaaccacaacaacaacaaattcaacaacaacaaattcaacaacaacaaccaattatTGGTGAAGATGGTCGTGAATTAACACAAGAAGAACAAATATTtagacaacaacaagcacttcaaattcaaattcaacaagcTCATATtgcacaacaacaaaaatggGCAAAACAAGTTTATCGTCCAAAAGTTAAAACTACTAAACCAATTTTGAATGAATTAATGATTGATCATTTGAAATCAATGGTTTTACAATTAATGAAAGATACAAGAACTAAACAAATTAGAGAACCATTTGGCGATCAATCCAAATATAAAGATCACATAAAGAATCCAATGGATTTAGGTACAATTGAAAAGAGATTAACTACTAAATACTATAAAGATTATCAAATCATCTATCAAGATATTAAATTGGTTTTCTCAAATGTAATGGAGATTGTAAATGCTGCAATCGCTGCCAACGATAGCAATGATCCAATGGAATCAGTTGAGGAACTCgataaagaatttgaagaacaatatcaacaacatttACATCAATGTGAAATCGATGCACAATATAAATCAGAGATTGTTGCATTGGTATGTGACATGTGTAAACAACCACCCATTCCAtatcaacaaccaccaccaccaccaacattGGATGCCAATGGTAACATTATTCCAAGTGGTGATATCATTACAATGTCAACTCAACCAGTCCCATTGATAGTCTGTCAAGGTAGTTGTTTAAGAGCTTTTCATTTACATTGTCTTGGCTTACCATGTACTCGTGAATGTTCAACCCAACCTTTTATTTGTAGAGAATGTCAATTGGGTAAACCAATACTTCATTTCGATCCAGAGGAAGAACAATacttttatttctatttcgATGGTTTACATTCAACTGAAGATGGTATAGAAGAATTTGAAGATTCCTCTTCAACTGgtattaatgatgatttgGTTGTACCTGAAATGCCAAATACTAATGATACCAACACACCTGTTATTATCTCTTCCATTGGTTTATTGGATAAAGAAGAACTCATCGATATTAGAGTTAAAGAAGAACAAGTTCGTCTAAAAGATTATTTCTATGATCCATATTGGTGTATGTGGAGATGTAAATCTAAAATTGTATTAGATAAAAGAGAAGAAAGACAAAAaccaacttttttaaatcatattCAAGTTCATAAAAAATCAACTCCAAATAAagttcaaaaaaagaaaactataaaaagaaaataa
- a CDS encoding UCP029143 family protein, whose amino-acid sequence MKEITFYKRFEKDILEKKKTITIRREGDLKEGDIVRVSRYEDNIYFCNIKILSVSQINFDHLNETHAIQENMTLDQLKNVISEIYPGLLDLFLIEFILID is encoded by the coding sequence aTGAAAGAAATAACATTTTACAAACGTTTTGAAAAAGACATATTAGAAAAGAagaaaacaattacaattagaAGAGAAGGTGATCTTAAAGAGGGTGATATAGTTAGAGTTTCAAGATATGAagataatatatatttttgtaatattaaaattttatcagtttcgcaaattaattttgaccATTTAAATGAAACACATGCAATTCAAGAGAATATGACTttagatcaattaaaaaatgttatttCCGAAATTTATCCAGGtttattagatttatttttaattgaatttattttaattgattaa
- a CDS encoding glucose/ribitol dehydrogenase family protein (Similar to SDR) yields the protein MEPTIIANQKENTDKVFLVSGTSTGLGLSIVKKLLDNKFKVSAFTRSKSTVENEIKKYYETENKIDLFKSLLVVQVDITNEESVEEGVKETIKTFGHIDVVINNAGYSQLGNVEETSDKEARAIFDVNYFAVLNIVRSTIPHLRKQRSGLILNVSSILGHRPRGKTSSYSASKYAVTGLTLSLNKELAPFNVKVLLLSPGGFRPDITNKEKFKVIENPIDEYHPLSSIDNSLKDFLKLAETTRGSHDKFANAIVKIFELYQQDKPLPTNIFFGYDAIQDSKLHFNSLLDDINQWNEISISTDL from the exons atggAACCAACAATTATTGCTaatcaaaaagaaaacaCTGATAAAGTATTCCTCGTTTCAGGTACATCAACTGGATTAGGTTTATCAATTGTTAAGAAATTATTAGACAATA aatttaaagtTTCAGCATTTACAAGATCAAAATCAAcagttgaaaatgaaattaaaaaatattatgaaaCAGAGAATAagattgatttatttaaatcattattagttGTTCAAGTTGATATTACAAATGAAGAGAGTGTAGAAGAGGGTGTTAAAGAGACCATTAAAACATTTGGCCATATTGATGTTGTGATTAATAATGCAGGCTATTCACAATTGGGTAATGTTGAAGAGACGAGTGATAAAGAGGCAAGAGCAATTTTCGACGTTAATTACTTCGCAGTGTTGAATATCGTTAGATCGACAATACCACATTTAAGAAAACAAAGATCAGGTTTGATATTAAACGTTTCTAGTATTTTAGGACACAGACCTAGAGGTAAGACATCGTCCTATTCAGCCAGCAAATACGCTGTCACCGGCTTGACATTGTCACTCAACAAAGAGTTGGCACCGTTTAATGTCAaagtactattattatctcCAGGTGGTTTCAGACCtgatattacaaataaagaGAAATTCAAAGTCATTGAAAATCCAATCGACGAATATCATCCATTATCAAGCATTGATAATTCATTGAAAGATTTCCTTAAATTAGCTGAAACTACTAGAGGTTCACATGATAAATTTGCAAATGCAATCGTAAAAATTTTTGAACTTTATCAACAAGATAAACCATTACCAACTAATATTTTCTTTGGTTATGATGCTATTCAAGATTCAAAACTTCATTTCAATTCATTATTAGATGATATTAATCAATGGAATGAAATTAGTATTTCAACtgatctttaa